In Melopsittacus undulatus isolate bMelUnd1 chromosome 6, bMelUnd1.mat.Z, whole genome shotgun sequence, the following proteins share a genomic window:
- the TM4SF19 gene encoding transmembrane 4 L6 family member 19: MDDASRTGLIQGVDAAGSITSRVAMCVGTCSRIVGPCMLVLGTLSVAASILLLFPGGASKYLVEGRISKHAKAVPGVWGGGIIVLLAATHITAVGWRCAGCSDCGTRRNAFISAVLSKLALLGAAACFIFSGVGLTNGPLCFYNASEHGHRHGTVWGYPFLDAGGQEPDARTENYLYDRRTWSTCLEPEGIVAWNVVFFSLLLLISAAEMVLASFQILNGCLGCLCGFCDGKKSPP; encoded by the exons ATGGATGACGCCTCCAGGACAGGGCTTATCCAAGGGGTGGATGCTGCTGGCTCCATCACTTCCAG GGTGGCCATGTGCGTAGGGACATGCAGCCGGATCGTGGGTCCCTGcatgctggtgctgggcacGCTCTCTGTGGCAgccagcatcctcctgctcttccctggAGGGGCATCAAAGTACCTGGTGGAGGGGCGCATCAGCAAACATGCCAAGGCCGTGCCGGGCGTCTGGGGAGGTGGCATCATA gtgctgctggcagcaacCCACATCACGGCGGTGGGGTGGCGATGTGCCGGCTGCTCCGACTGCGGCACCCGTCGCAAT GCTTTCAtctctgctgtgctctccaAGCTGGCACTGCTGGGCGCTGCTGCCTGCTTCATCTTCTCTGGGGTGGGTTTGACCAATGGACCCCTCTGCTTCTACAACGCCTCCGAGCACGGCCACAGGCATGGCACTGTCTGGGGTTACCCCTTCCTGGACGCTGGCGGCCAGGAGCCTGATGCCAG GACAGAGAACTACCTATATGATCGTCGCACCTGGAGCACCTGCCTGGAGCCAGAGGGCATTGTGGCCTGGAACGTTGtcttcttctccctcctgctgctcatcAGTGCTGCTGAGATGGTACTGGCCTCCTTCCAGATCCTCAACGGCTGCCTTGGCTGCCTCTGTGGCTTTTGTGATGGGAAGAAGAGTCCCCCATGA
- the NEU4 gene encoding sialidase-4, translating to MSSRHFPARTVLFEKESNGVTYRVPALLYLPCVAKLLAFAEERLSADDAHANLLVLRRGSIYGSYVEWEDMRVLETATLQHHRSMNPCPLYDEFTGTLFLFFITVLGRTPEAYQIVTGQNVTRLCCITSTDQGLSWSKATDLTQQVIGGTIKDWATFALGPGHGIQLRSGRLLVPAYSYHIDCKECFGQLCKTTPHSFAFYSDDHGRGWRFGEFIPNLQTGECQLVSVDEEDGSNVLYCNARSPLGFRVQALSTDDGAVFHGGQLVQRLVEPPHGCHGSVVGFPAPFVYVPATPRDPVMPVQGSASQTVPGILPGFRYLPAGWAAGDELSAVATSSHHEQAEPKEGCPTPEHHHHAHSNTLVQRDPVVTPRPAGFFQAPTWILYSHPTSSMSRVNMGVHLSTFPRDVESWTEPWVIYEGPSAYSDLAYMELPYNEAPIAGGPAIAFACLYENGIRSPYEQISFSMFTLHDVLQNIPLTATRSRRDGSSPRCRKQGRRSCLIS from the exons ATGAGCTCCCGGCACTTCCCTGCCCGCACCGTGCTGTTTGAGAAGGAGTCCAACGGTGTCACGTACCGTGTGCCTGCCCTGCTCTACCTGCCCTGCGTGGCCAAGCTGCTGGCGTTCGCGGAGGAGCGGCTGAGTGCAGACGATGCCCACGCCAACCTGCTGGTGCTGCGCCGTGGCTCCATCTACGGCAGCTACGTGGAG TGGGAAGACATGCGTGTGCTGGAGACAGCGACACTGCAGCACCACCGCTCAATGAACCCCTGCCCGCTCTACGATGAGTTCACCGGcaccctcttccttttcttcatcaCAGTGCTGGGCAGGACACCTGAAGCATACCAGATTGTCACCGGCCAAAATGTCACCCGCCTCTGCTGCATCACCAGCACTGACCAGGGCCTGAGCTGGAGCAAAGCCACGGACCTGACACAGCAGGTCATCGGTGGGACCATCAAAG ACTGGGCAACGTTCGCACTGGGCCCTGGGCACGGGATCCAGCTGCGGTCGGGCCGGCTGCTGGTGCCTGCCTACAGCTACCACATCGACTGCAAGGAGTGCTTTGGGCAGCTCTGCAAGACCACCCCTCACTCCTTCGCCTTCTACAGCGATGACCATGGCCGAGGCTGGCGCTTCGGGGAGTTCATCCCCAACCTGCAGACAGGCGAGTGCCAGCTGGTCTCGGTGGATGAGGAGGATGGCTCCAATGTCCTCTACTGCAATGCCCGCAGCCCCCTGGGCTTCAGGGTCCAGGCGCTCAGCACGGATGATGGGGCGGTCTTCCATGGGGGGCAGCTGGTGCAGCGGCTGGTGGAGCCCCCCCATGGCTGCCACGGCAGCGTTGTCGGCTTCCCCGCACCTTTTGTCTATGTCCCTGCCACCCCCCGGGACCCTGTGATGCCCGTCCAGGGCTCAGCTTCCCAGACTGTCCCTGGGATACTCCCAGGGTTTCGGTACCTGCCTGCTGGGTGGGCAGCAGGAGATGAGCTGTCTGCAGTGGCCACCAGCAGCCACCATGAGCAAGCTGAGCCCAAGGAGGGCTGTCCTACCCCAGAGCATCACCACCATGCCCATAGCAATACCTTGGTCCAAAGGGACCCTGTGGTGACCCCCAGGCCTGCTGGCTTCTTCCAAGCACCCACATGGATCCTCTACTCTCACCCCACCAGCTCCATGTCACGGGTCAACATGGGGGTTCACCTGAGCACCTTCCCCAGGGATGTGGAGAGCTGGACTGAGCCATGGGTCATCTACGAGGGCCCAAGTGCTTACTCAGACCTGGCTTACATGGAGCTGCCCTACAACGAGGCCCCCATTGCCGGTGGCCCAGCCATTGCTTTCGCCTGCCTCTATGAGAACGGGATACGGTCGCCCTACGAGCAGATCTCCTTCAGCATGTTCACACTGCACGATGTGCTCCAGAACATCCCCCTCACAGCCACTCGTTCCCGGAGGGATGGCAGCTCCCCACGCTGCAGGAAACAGGGGAGAAGGAGCTGCCTCATCTCTTAG